Proteins from a single region of Candidatus Latescibacter sp.:
- a CDS encoding cupin domain-containing protein — translation MNVINYHAVPEQKVEDGGKNATIRWILTENEGADHFYMRIIEIAPRGYTPHHAHSWEHEFYILEGEGKLVGDDVSIPLGVGDAGIVPAGEKHHFESTPGTSLKFICLIPSRKCL, via the coding sequence ATGAACGTCATCAATTATCATGCAGTGCCCGAGCAGAAAGTGGAAGATGGAGGCAAAAATGCCACCATAAGGTGGATTTTGACCGAAAACGAGGGCGCTGACCATTTCTACATGAGGATTATCGAAATTGCTCCCCGCGGTTACACTCCGCACCATGCGCATTCCTGGGAGCACGAGTTTTACATCCTGGAGGGAGAAGGAAAACTGGTAGGAGATGATGTATCGATTCCGCTCGGGGTCGGTGATGCCGGTATTGTGCCCGCCGGAGAGAAACATCACTTTGAAAGCACCCCCGGCACCAGCCTCAAATTTATCTGTCTCATCCCTTCAAGGAAATGCTTGTGA